A segment of the Candidatus Poribacteria bacterium genome:
TCCTTTTTCGACAAAGTATATAATGAATGAATATGAAAATCTATACTAAATTTGGCGATTCTGGAGAGACGGCGCTTTACGGTGGAACGCGGTTAGGGAAAGATGAACCGCGCATTGAGGCAATCGGCACCGTTGACGAACTGAACGCCTACATCGGTTATGCGCAGACGTTGGTTGAGGACGTTGATCTTTCTGAACTCATGGCGCGGGTCCAGAATCACCTCTTCGATGTCGGTGCAGATTTAGCAACGCCAGCAACACATACGAAAGCCACCGAGTTCCGCATACCGGCAGGTTTCACCACAGAGATGGAGACCGCAATAGATACACTCTCTGCGGAACTTCCACCACTGACGAATTTTATTCTGCCGGGCGGTTGCACCGCCGGTGCTACTTTACACATCGCGCGCGTGGTGTGCCGGCGAAGTGAACGGTGTGCCGTGCGTCTGGCAGGCGAAGAAGAAGTCAACCCGGAGATAATCCGGAGTTTGAACAGGCTTTCGGATCTCCTTTTTGTTCTTGCTCGAACAGTGAATTTTCGTGCACAAACGCCAGAGCCGATTTGGAAATCACAATCAAACGCTTGAACATCCTGGCGATTTCCCGCATCCTGAAACCATACACAAACTATAATTTGATTTAGGCATCAAATTTGTGTATAATTAATCATCTTCACTATAACTATTTATAAATCTCTTATTGATAAATTTTCATGCTCATAAGTTTTTGCCCAGTGGCAATTTAGGTTTATCTGATTTTTAGGACACCTAAATGTAAACACAACTTAATCTTTCAGGAGACACCTTAACTAAGATTCTTTTTTAGGGGACAACCAGACTATGCATAATCAGACTAAAATTAGTTTTTTGTTTTTCATGCTTACGTTGTTCGTATACTTCAATTCCTTTTTCCCAAGCAACACCGATGCACAAACCGATAATGAACCAACTCCCTCACCACCTGAATTCAATTTTACTTATGAGAGCATTGATGTTCCCGATGTAGATTTTTTAGCAGTGACGGCTAGCAGCGACTTTGAGGGTTATGCTGGCTACACGCGGAGTGCGGATGGTGAAAAAATGGTCGCCTTTACACTTATTGATGGCGTTTTTACGACGTATGACTTCCCCGGTTCACAGAACACCTACTTTTATGCGTTTGGCAATAATGGGTTAGCCGCAGGATACTACGAGGACAGCGAGGGTCTCCTCCACGGGGTCATCTTAGAGGATGGCGAACTTCGGGAATACAACTTCCCCGGTGCTGTCGAAACGGAGATATACGGTTACAGTGATTCGAGGGAGGTATTGACGGGTAATTTTATAGATGCGTCTGGTGTTCGCCGCGGCTTCTCAGGAGACATCACCGTTGAGGTACCCGGGGCAACAGCGACTTATGCCGATTTTGTGACTGGGGCAGGTGCTGTCACAGGAAGTTACATAGATGCTGAAGGTCTATATTATCCTTATCTGCGTACCCCAAATGGCACGTTTGTATTTCACAACTATCTGGAACCCTCTAATCTGGAATACTCTTTTGTGCACGGCATCACGGATACAAGAATTATCGTCACTCGAGCCAAAGCCGTGGGGGACATCCCGCGCTCCTATGTCGGCACATCCCAGCAGGGCGTATCTGAATTAGAGTTTCCGGGCAGCGTTAGCACGGAGGGCTGGAATATCAATCAGGACGGTTCTGTCGTCGGACACTATGACTCACCCGATGGACGTAGACATGGGTTTATCGCCAGACCCACCGCGGAAACTGCTGCAAAATTTAGAGATATAGCGTATCCCCCACCACCCGAATTCAACTACATTTATGAGAGTATTGATGTGCTAGGTGTAGAGTTTTTAGAGTTGACGGCGAGTAGCGACTTTGAGGGGTACGCCGGAAACACCAAGAGTGCTGATGGTAAAAAGATCGTCGGATTTACACTCATAGACGGTGTTTTTACGACGTATGACTTCCCCGGTTCACAGAACACTTACTTCTATGCGTTTGGCAATAATGGGTTAGCCGCGGGACACTACGAAGATAGTGAGGGTCTTTACCATGGTGTTATCTTAGAAGATGGTGAGTTGCGGCACTATGATTTTCCGGGTGCCGTCGAAACAGAAATATACGGTTACAGCGATTCGACAGGGAAACTGACGGGGAGTTTTATAGATGCGTCTGGTGTGCGTCGCGGCTTCTCAGGAGACACCATCGTTGAGGTACCTGGGGCAACAGCGACTTATGCCGATTTTGTGAATGCAGCAGGTTCTATCGTAGGCAGCTACGTAGATGCTGAAGGTCTCTATCATGCATACGCACTTCCCTCGACTGGCAGGTTTATAATTCTGGACTATTTGGAACCATCGAGTCTGGAATACTTTTTTCTCCACGGTATTAACGATTCCGAGGGAAGCGGTGTGTTTGTGGTTGCTCGAGCCAAAGCTGTGGGGGACCTCCCGCGCTCCTATGTCGGCTCATACCGGTATGGACTCCATGAGTTGAAGTTTCCGGGTAGTGTCAGCACAGAGGGTTGGAATATCAATCAGGATGGTTCTGTCGTCGGACACTATGACTCACCCGATGGACGCAGACACGGGTTCATCGCCAGGCTCGACACCAAGGCAGCGCACGACCGTTTTCGTAACGCTTACACTGTCACGCTGTCTAAAGGGTTAAACATGCTTTCTGTGCCATTGGCATCCCCAACCCCTATGACGGCTAAGAACCTTGTTGCACTGACAGGGGCAACAACGATCATAGCGTTCGATGCCCCTAATCAGCGTTTTATCGCGTGGACACCAAGCGCCCCCGATGACGGTTTTCCAATTGAAGGTGGACAAGGCTATATCGTCAATGTCCCAGAAACTCGCAACTTTGCCTTCGTCGGCGCACCGTGGACAGATCCAACCGAGGCTGCCGCAGCAGCACCCGCCACAGCCACACAGATGCCGCAAGCAGCGTGGGCGTTCGTTGTTGATGGCCACTTGAAAGGTAAACCCGCGTTTGACGGGTACAACGTCATCGTTCGGAACTTGAGAACAGAGAGTATCATAACTACCCCAGTGCAAGGGAGTTATTTCGCCGTGGCAACTGCCGATCTGACGCGACGGAGCGTCGTCCAAGTCGGTGACGTGATTGAATTGCGTCTCATCGGTCCAAATGGAAATGCTGAGTTACAACCCCTCAGCTTCAAAGTGACACCCGAGGACTTGGCAAATGCGGTCTTGTCTGTCAATCTTGATGGCATCGGTCAACCGACCCAGAACCTCCTCTTACAGAACTACCCGAATCCGTTTAACCCGGAGACGTGGATTCCATATCAACTCTCCGAAGACAATCTTGTATCGATATCTATTTATGATACAACAGGTAGGTTGATTCGCACACTTTCGCTCGGTTTTCAATCCGCAGGCTTCTATAACAGTCAGGGGCGTGCGGCGTATTGGGATGGACGGAATGCCCTTGGAGAACGCGTTGCGAGTGGTATCTATTTCTACCAGTTGACAACCCTCTCCTTTCAGCAGACACGACGACTCGTCATTGTAAAGTAGGGTCCATCCGTATAGAACTTGCAAATGTCCCAGTTCTATAGGATGGTGTGTTAGACTTGAAAGGATGATGTATTAGTTTTGAAAAATCTTTACGTTTTATGTATCAATTTTTTTAAGGAAGGAGACTAAACAATGAACCCGAAATTAACAAATCTCTCTTTGATAATCCTTATAGCGCTTGTCGCTTTAGTAGGCTGTGAGAAGGCACAAAAAATGGTGGTGGATGGCGTGCCAGCAGATACCTCCATGGATGAGACGATGACCGATATGGAAGCGACTCCAGTGAAGTTTATTTTGTTGATTGATTATCCGGAGGGTGGGAAAGATGCCTATATTGCATGGGTCACATCCGTTGCCCCAGCCCTGCAAGCTCCCGAAGAGGTCATCCGGATAAGATCTTACGACAACGAGGACCCGGAAATGAGTCCTAACCGGCTCGTCGAATGGGAATTCAACAGTTTCCTCGATATGGCGACCTATCTGAACCGTCCAGAGATCGCTGCGATTCTCGAAGATATTCCGAATCACTCAAGCGTATCAACCGCCCACACATTTATCCAACGTTCTGACTACTCGAAGGACGTGGAAGGCGATTTGCCGATTAAAGGTGTTATTCTTGTTGACTACCCGCTGGGCGGGAAACAAGCGTACTTGGAATGGGTTGCGTCCGTTTCTCAAGCACTCGTCGCCCCACCTCAGTTGAAAGCGACGGCCTCTTACGACAACTATTATGGTGAATCCCCGCACCGGCTCGTCGAATTGGAATTTGCGAGTCAAGAGGATATTGATGCTTATGAGGCATTGGAAGAGATAATGGCGATTGAGGCTGAACTTGACAATCAAGCGGGCAGCTGGGTGCTGCATACATTTGAGTTGCGTTCAGATTACATCAACGAATAATATCTCATAACTGCTTGTTTTTTTGGAGGCGCGCTTTCCGAGCGCGCCTCTCTCTTTTCTCTCACCGTGCGTACCCTGGACCGCTCCATTCCCTACCAAACGCCAAACTATGGGGCTCCTCAAAGGGTCGGAACGGCACCATACCCGCGATCTCCTGAAGTCGTTCTAATACCGCCGAAGGCAACGGACCGGCTTCAACGGCACGCACATTCTGTTCAACCTCTTCCACAGATCTCGCCCCCACCAACACCGTAGAAATAGCGGGATTGGATATAACCATGCGGATACCTGCCTCTGGAAGCGAGAGTCCGACTTCATCCAAAAACCGGTAGAGTGCTTTGAACTGCTCCTGACGCGGACGGCTCAGCCACCATGCCCCCGTTTCTATTTCGGCGTGACGGCGTGACAATGCGCCCTGTTGCAACGGAGCACCGATGACAATCCCCATATTCTGTCGTTCCGCTTCTGGAAAAATTGAGATTGCCGCCTCACGCCAGAGCAGACTGTAGTTTTGCGCTGCCAGCACGACATCGTAGACCCCTGTTGCCATAATTGCGGGGAGTTGATGTGCGGTTGTGCCACCTAATCCCGTGAAACGGACAATTCCCTCCTCTTTGAGCTCGGCTAACACCTCACAGACGGGTCCATCAAATGTCTCGTGGCTTGTCCACCAATCGTATTGTCCGGGACGATCGGGTTCATGCACCATCAAAATATCGATCGTATCCCTTTTTAGCAGACGTAGACTCTCTTCCACCGACTGACGCAAGAGGTGTTTATTCTTGGGATCAAAGGGTTGCGGTCTACCACCGATTTTCGTGGAAAGATAGTGGGGTTGCAGCACGCCATCCAAAGCCTCTCCGACGACCTCTTCACTGTTACCGTAACTCGGTGCGGTATCAACATAGTTGACACCAAGTTCCAAGGCTCGACGGATAGCGTTACGCCCGTCAGCGCGATTTCTACCGCCAGCTGATGAGACAAAGAGTCCGCCCATTCCTAAAACACTCACTTCAAGTCCTGTCCGTCCGAGGATTCGTTTTTCCATAGGCTGCCTCCTTCGTTATCTCTGTAGTGTTAATACATACAATAATACAGAGTTTACAATAGATTCTGGCTTGCATCAAGGTCAAAATCCAGCTCTATTGTAGCAAAGGGTTTCGCTCCATTGCCTTCGCGATTGCGACAAGGTCAAGGACGTTGACGACTCCATCACGATTAACATCGGCTGCATTTCCTTCTCCGACATAACCGAAATGCTTCACAACAAACGTTAGATCATCAATATTCACACTTCCATCACTGTTGACATCTTCTGGTTCTTCAGATCGAGTTTTCCATAAAAGAATCGTCCCGCCTCCATCGCCACTGGCGAGAGTGTGACCATCTGGAGAAAACGCAACGGAATTGACTTCATCCTTATGTAAGGAATCAGGAATAGCACGAAAATAAAAAACGTTCTCTTTTTCATCTGTGGAGAACCTCCTTTTGGCGCAATAGACGCTTGTCGTGACTTTAGCAATTTATATGCCAGCACTTGAAATGCTGAGTATACCGCTGTATCCAGCCTCAGAACAGATAACTTGCACGGAAATGGGCATGTCCGTATTTACACTGCACCCTATCGGGCATCCACACATTACAAAATTGAAATTTATTTGACACAGTTGCACCGAATGTGATAAATTGATTATCAACTCTTATCAAAGCAATGCCACAGTTAAGCGTGAAGCATAATGGATAGCAGGAGCGTAAGCTTATGAGTGATTTACAGTTACAACAATACCTCTTTGACGTGCAAGGTTACCTCGTCGTTGAGAATGTCCTGACCCCAGAAGAGGTTGCGGCACTCAATCAATGTATTGACAAGCAACAACTTCCTACACCGGGAAAGGTCCAAAGGTTTGGAAGTGCCCCAGAGGGTCCAGGTTTTCTGCAGTGGGGAAAACCGTTTTGCGATTTACTCGACCATTCCAAGATTATGCCGATACTTCAATTCCGCCTGGGTGATTGCTTTCGGCTTGACCGAATTTACGGGATGTACATGCAGGAAGGGATGCCACGCGGACGACTGCACGCAGATTATGGTGCGACCTCTCCAACAGCAAGAGCAAATCCAGGGGAATACTACTCCTTCCGAGATAACGAAATCCATAACGGGTTCGTTGTGGTGACGTGGAACCTCACCGATGCCGGACCAGAGCATGGTGGATTCTGCTGTGTTCCGGGCAGCCATAAAAGCAATTTTAAACTGCCACGACAGATAGATGATGCCCCCGAAGATGCACCGTGTGTCATCATCCCAAAGGTACCAGCAGGTTCAGCGATCCTGTTTACTGAAGCACTGACACACGGCACAGCCGCATGGAACGGCAAGCATCAACGCAGATCTCTGTTGTACAAGTATTGTGTTTCACACATTGCGTGGAAATCCCAGCGCATGATCCCACCGGAAGGTATAGAACTCACAGAACGTCAGAAGATTCTCTTCCGTGAACCTGGCGACCCATACCGTCACTTCCCATCGCTGTTTGACGCAGCATAGTTGAAAGCAGAGGTAAGCGCGTGCCAAATTTCACGCAGAACCAACTACAGAAAATCACAACTGACATTTTTGAAGCCGGAGGTGTCCCAAGCGATGAAGCAGAGATTATCGGGGAACTGCTCGTTGCTTCAAATCTTGCAGGGCATGATTCCCACGGGGTTATCCGAATTCCACAGTATATTGGACTCATCGATTCTGGGCTGATTCAGCCGGGAGCACCGATGCACACTGAACGTGAGTCGACCTCGCACGCACTCCTCAACGGCAATTGGGGCTTTGGACACGTCATCGCACAGAAAGCCATGTCCCTCGCGATTGAGAAGGCGAAGTCAAGCACAATCAGTGCAATCAGCGTCTACAACTGTAATCACATCGGACGTATCGGGAGTTATCCACTGATGGCGGCAGAAGCCGGTATGGTAGGCATCACGATGGTGAACGCGGGTGGAACTGCGCTCTACGTTGCTCCGTTCGGTGGCAGCGATGGACGGCTGGCAACGAATCCGCTCGCGATTGCTACACCGACCCGCAATGGACATCCGATTCTGCTTGACATCACAAGTAGCGTCGTTGCGCAAGGCAAGATTCGCGTGGCGTTTAATCGTGGGGAGCCCGTCCCGCTCGGTTGGCTGATTAACAGCGAAGGCGAACCGACACAAGATCCGCGAGACTTGATGGAATCTCCGCAGGGCGCGCTGTTGCCGCTCGGTGGAATTGCTGGGCACAAGGGATACGCCCTCGGTCTGATGATTGACATTTTAGGGGGTGCGTTGTCGGGTGCCGGTTGTAGTGGATCCGGAAACACCCGTCTCCAGAACGGTGTCCTGATGATTGTGTTGGATATTGCTAATTTTACGGCACTTGATGACTTTTATGAGCACGTTGACGGACTCGTCGCCCACGTGAAAGCCTCTCCCACCGCACCGGGATTCGATGAAATCCTGGCTCCGGGAGAAATCGAGGCACGCCAAACAGAACGCCGTCAGCGCGAAGGCATCCCTATTGATGACGAGACCTGGCGACAGATCCAAGAAACGGCAATGGAAGTTGGTCTATCCGAACTTAAGTTTTGAAAATTAATTATTAATGGTGTATCTGAACTTACAAAGCACTCACATCGTCATATATCACAATGCTGGTACTTTGGGATGAACATGCAGCGCTGCTCTGGCGGAGAATATTCAATGCAAAATGGGCAATCTACTATCGGTGAATATCTTCTGAAGAAACTGCAAGATTACGGGGTTGACCACATCTTCGGCATCCCGGGTGATTATGTAGTGCAGTTCTTCGATCTGATTGAGAAGGGTCCGATTCAACACATCGGCACGACACGAGAAGATACGGCAGGATTTGCGGCAGATGCATATGCTCGCATAAAGGGCATGGGGGCTACCTGTGTGACGTACGGTGTTGGTGGATTATCCATGATTAACGCTGTCACCGCTGCATACGCTGAAAAGTCACCTCTCGTTGTGATTAGCGGGAGCCCAGGAATAAAAGAGCGCCGTGAGGGGGCACTCTTACACCATAAAGGTAGAGATTTTTATACACAACAACGTATCTATGACGAGATCACCGTTGCATCAGCACTCCTCGACGAACCTTTTACCGCCTTTAACGAGATAGACAGAGTGTTGGATGCAGTCTATCGGCAGAAACGTCCAGGTTACATTGAACTGCCACGGGATATGGTCAGTATACAGGGGCAGGTCTACCAACGTCCCTCAACGGTCGGGCACCGCAGTGCCCCGGAAACGTTGAATGCCGCATTAGCGAATGCAATTGGGTTCATAAATCAGAGTGAGAATCCCATCATTTTAGCGGGGGCGGACCTCCACAGATTCGGCTACCAAAACAAATTACTGCGGCTTACCGAAGAAAAACAGATCCCCGTGGTGACAACACTGTTGGGCAAATCAGTAATGCCAGAAGCACATCCGCTTTACTTGGGTATCTATGGCGGCGGGATGAGTAGAGATGAAGTCTCCATGCTTGTTGAAACTTCCGATTGCGTTATTATTCTTGGGGCCTTCATGACGGATGTCAATCTTGGCATTTACACGGCAAAACTTGAGCGAAGTCGCTGTTTATACGCAACCTCGGATAGAATTGCCGTCGGCTACTCCACTTATGAAGATATCACATTTGGAGATTTTATCGATGGATTACGTTCTCCAAAACTTCAGGAACGCGGGGACATAGACTTGGAATGGATCATGGAAGTACCAGAACCTTTTAAGATAGCACCTGACCAGCCGCTTACAATGCATCGCCTGTTCCAACAACTGAATCTACTTCTACGCGAGAACATGACGATTATCCCGGATGTTGGTGACAGTCTCTGGGCTGCTGCGGACTTGCGGCTCCCTGAACGCACCGAGTTTATTAGCCTTGCCTACTATACCTCAATGGGATTTGCAATCCCTGCCGCAATTGGAGCACAACTGGGTAAACCCACGTCCCGTCCACTTGTTGTTGTAGGGGATGGGGCATTCCAAATGACTGGCACCGAGTTGTCGACGACTATCCGCTATGGGCTCAATCCTATCGTTTTGATCTTAAACAACCAGGGATATGGCACCGTTCGCCCGTTCATTGAAGGGTCCTTTAACGATATAGAGAATTGGGACTATACTCGGGTACCAGAACTGTTCGGCACAGGGCGTGCGTTTGCTGTCCGTACCGAAGGCGAATTTGACACCGCTATGAACGCTGCACTGGCTGAGACGCAACATTTTGTCCTAATTGAGGCAGCACTTGGGAAATCGGACATGTCGCCTGCCCTGATTCGGTTGGCAGAGCAAGTCTCTAAGCAACTATAAGCCTATAGGGGAACTATTCGCTTGCGTCTTGATTTTTTATCGCTACACAGTTACTGGTGGACATCCGTATTGATGACGATCAGAATATCCGAACTTGAATTTTGAGCCAATTGAAGATGCCAATCCAAACTATTATCTTCGATTTTGACTATACATTGGTAGACTCGGCGCGAGGCACAATTGACGGTGTCAATTACGCGTTTGAAAAAATGGGTTTGCCAATTGCTTCCGATGCCGCTGTGCGTCGGGCAATCGGTTTGTCGCTACCGGATATACTGACAAGGTTAGCAGGAGACGCATACGTCAAGCGTGTTGATGAATTTACCCATCTGTTTCTCCAACGCGCGGATGAGACCATGGTTGCATTGGCGGAGTTTTACGCAGAGGTGCCACAGACGGTGAAGGCATTGCAGGGGCTCGGTATCCACCTCGCTATCGTTTCTCAGAAATTGCGTCGCTACATCCAACTGATTCTTGAGAAAGAAAATCTACTGGAGGCGTTTGAAGTCATCGTTGGGGGTAGGGACGCACCGTATAAGCCGGATCCCGAAGGATTACTATCGGCGGTTGCACAAACAGGGAGTATTCCCGAAAACTGTCTCTACGTCGGGGATAGTGTGACGGATGCTGAAACTGCGCGACGTGCTGAAATTGCGTTTGTTGCTGTGCTTTCGGGTGTCACGCCACGAACGGCTTTTGAAAGTTACGACGTTTATGCGATACTTGAAGATGTGTCCAGGTTGCTGAGTTTAGAATCGGTGAGGAGATTACAATAGTATAAAGGAGACAACCAAACAGTAGCAGCGGAGGTAAGTATACACCTTAAATAATGTCTGGAAAAACACGAACTCAGGAAGAACTTTTTATACAACTGCTGGAGAAAGCAGATAGCTTGTTGACCCACTTGGGAGGATTCCCGGTTCACCCCTCAAGTGCAGGGCTTGATGCCCAACTTGACAAGTATATCGCTTTCCGGTGGCGATCACAGAATGAATCGGGGCATTTAATTCCCGTTAAACATCCAAGCCTTGTGGGGCTGTCGGATTTGATTGGGATAGAACGGCAGGAGCAGGAACTCGATAGAAACACACGTCAGTTTCTACAGGGTCTGCCTGCCAACCACGTCCTGTTATGGGGGGACCGCGGCACGGGTAAATCTTCGCTCGTCAAGGGAATGCTGGCACGCTATGCTGACGACGGACTTCGGTTAATCGGTGTCAGCAAGGAGGGACTCGTTCATCTCCAAGAAATTGCCGAGGTGCTATGGGAACGTCCCGAACGGTATATCCTGTTCTGTGATGATCTCGCCTTTAGCGAAGATGAACCTGAGTATCGCGAGTTGAAAGCGATGTTAGAGGGTGGAATCTCTGCTTGCCCAGACAACGTCTTGATCTATGCCACCTCGAACCGTCGGCACTTGA
Coding sequences within it:
- a CDS encoding cob(I)yrinic acid a,c-diamide adenosyltransferase, which codes for MKIYTKFGDSGETALYGGTRLGKDEPRIEAIGTVDELNAYIGYAQTLVEDVDLSELMARVQNHLFDVGADLATPATHTKATEFRIPAGFTTEMETAIDTLSAELPPLTNFILPGGCTAGATLHIARVVCRRSERCAVRLAGEEEVNPEIIRSLNRLSDLLFVLARTVNFRAQTPEPIWKSQSNA
- a CDS encoding T9SS type A sorting domain-containing protein translates to MVAFTLIDGVFTTYDFPGSQNTYFYAFGNNGLAAGYYEDSEGLLHGVILEDGELREYNFPGAVETEIYGYSDSREVLTGNFIDASGVRRGFSGDITVEVPGATATYADFVTGAGAVTGSYIDAEGLYYPYLRTPNGTFVFHNYLEPSNLEYSFVHGITDTRIIVTRAKAVGDIPRSYVGTSQQGVSELEFPGSVSTEGWNINQDGSVVGHYDSPDGRRHGFIARPTAETAAKFRDIAYPPPPEFNYIYESIDVLGVEFLELTASSDFEGYAGNTKSADGKKIVGFTLIDGVFTTYDFPGSQNTYFYAFGNNGLAAGHYEDSEGLYHGVILEDGELRHYDFPGAVETEIYGYSDSTGKLTGSFIDASGVRRGFSGDTIVEVPGATATYADFVNAAGSIVGSYVDAEGLYHAYALPSTGRFIILDYLEPSSLEYFFLHGINDSEGSGVFVVARAKAVGDLPRSYVGSYRYGLHELKFPGSVSTEGWNINQDGSVVGHYDSPDGRRHGFIARLDTKAAHDRFRNAYTVTLSKGLNMLSVPLASPTPMTAKNLVALTGATTIIAFDAPNQRFIAWTPSAPDDGFPIEGGQGYIVNVPETRNFAFVGAPWTDPTEAAAAAPATATQMPQAAWAFVVDGHLKGKPAFDGYNVIVRNLRTESIITTPVQGSYFAVATADLTRRSVVQVGDVIELRLIGPNGNAELQPLSFKVTPEDLANAVLSVNLDGIGQPTQNLLLQNYPNPFNPETWIPYQLSEDNLVSISIYDTTGRLIRTLSLGFQSAGFYNSQGRAAYWDGRNALGERVASGIYFYQLTTLSFQQTRRLVIVK
- a CDS encoding aldo/keto reductase; amino-acid sequence: MEKRILGRTGLEVSVLGMGGLFVSSAGGRNRADGRNAIRRALELGVNYVDTAPSYGNSEEVVGEALDGVLQPHYLSTKIGGRPQPFDPKNKHLLRQSVEESLRLLKRDTIDILMVHEPDRPGQYDWWTSHETFDGPVCEVLAELKEEGIVRFTGLGGTTAHQLPAIMATGVYDVVLAAQNYSLLWREAAISIFPEAERQNMGIVIGAPLQQGALSRRHAEIETGAWWLSRPRQEQFKALYRFLDEVGLSLPEAGIRMVISNPAISTVLVGARSVEEVEQNVRAVEAGPLPSAVLERLQEIAGMVPFRPFEEPHSLAFGREWSGPGYAR
- a CDS encoding phytanoyl-CoA dioxygenase family protein, with the protein product MSDLQLQQYLFDVQGYLVVENVLTPEEVAALNQCIDKQQLPTPGKVQRFGSAPEGPGFLQWGKPFCDLLDHSKIMPILQFRLGDCFRLDRIYGMYMQEGMPRGRLHADYGATSPTARANPGEYYSFRDNEIHNGFVVVTWNLTDAGPEHGGFCCVPGSHKSNFKLPRQIDDAPEDAPCVIIPKVPAGSAILFTEALTHGTAAWNGKHQRRSLLYKYCVSHIAWKSQRMIPPEGIELTERQKILFREPGDPYRHFPSLFDAA
- a CDS encoding Ldh family oxidoreductase translates to MVESRGKRVPNFTQNQLQKITTDIFEAGGVPSDEAEIIGELLVASNLAGHDSHGVIRIPQYIGLIDSGLIQPGAPMHTERESTSHALLNGNWGFGHVIAQKAMSLAIEKAKSSTISAISVYNCNHIGRIGSYPLMAAEAGMVGITMVNAGGTALYVAPFGGSDGRLATNPLAIATPTRNGHPILLDITSSVVAQGKIRVAFNRGEPVPLGWLINSEGEPTQDPRDLMESPQGALLPLGGIAGHKGYALGLMIDILGGALSGAGCSGSGNTRLQNGVLMIVLDIANFTALDDFYEHVDGLVAHVKASPTAPGFDEILAPGEIEARQTERRQREGIPIDDETWRQIQETAMEVGLSELKF
- a CDS encoding alpha-keto acid decarboxylase family protein, with translation MNMQRCSGGEYSMQNGQSTIGEYLLKKLQDYGVDHIFGIPGDYVVQFFDLIEKGPIQHIGTTREDTAGFAADAYARIKGMGATCVTYGVGGLSMINAVTAAYAEKSPLVVISGSPGIKERREGALLHHKGRDFYTQQRIYDEITVASALLDEPFTAFNEIDRVLDAVYRQKRPGYIELPRDMVSIQGQVYQRPSTVGHRSAPETLNAALANAIGFINQSENPIILAGADLHRFGYQNKLLRLTEEKQIPVVTTLLGKSVMPEAHPLYLGIYGGGMSRDEVSMLVETSDCVIILGAFMTDVNLGIYTAKLERSRCLYATSDRIAVGYSTYEDITFGDFIDGLRSPKLQERGDIDLEWIMEVPEPFKIAPDQPLTMHRLFQQLNLLLRENMTIIPDVGDSLWAAADLRLPERTEFISLAYYTSMGFAIPAAIGAQLGKPTSRPLVVVGDGAFQMTGTELSTTIRYGLNPIVLILNNQGYGTVRPFIEGSFNDIENWDYTRVPELFGTGRAFAVRTEGEFDTAMNAALAETQHFVLIEAALGKSDMSPALIRLAEQVSKQL
- a CDS encoding HAD-IA family hydrolase, which produces MPIQTIIFDFDYTLVDSARGTIDGVNYAFEKMGLPIASDAAVRRAIGLSLPDILTRLAGDAYVKRVDEFTHLFLQRADETMVALAEFYAEVPQTVKALQGLGIHLAIVSQKLRRYIQLILEKENLLEAFEVIVGGRDAPYKPDPEGLLSAVAQTGSIPENCLYVGDSVTDAETARRAEIAFVAVLSGVTPRTAFESYDVYAILEDVSRLLSLESVRRLQ
- a CDS encoding ATP-binding protein gives rise to the protein MSGKTRTQEELFIQLLEKADSLLTHLGGFPVHPSSAGLDAQLDKYIAFRWRSQNESGHLIPVKHPSLVGLSDLIGIERQEQELDRNTRQFLQGLPANHVLLWGDRGTGKSSLVKGMLARYADDGLRLIGVSKEGLVHLQEIAEVLWERPERYILFCDDLAFSEDEPEYRELKAMLEGGISACPDNVLIYATSNRRHLMPRQVQENRYPQNDEDELYPREATEEKVSLSDRFGLRLAFHRISQDTYLQIVSHYAQKQGLSVPTEALHRAALEWEASSSGRSGRVAYQFVTDLAGRLALSKAASNDSN